In one Pelecanus crispus isolate bPelCri1 chromosome 12, bPelCri1.pri, whole genome shotgun sequence genomic region, the following are encoded:
- the MTNAP1 gene encoding mitochondrial nucleoid-associated protein 1: MAPTAASGVSASCACATPSPPGYAPLRHDAAAGGAETAGAARKGKAAAAEQGGGSGPGLRHQPDGCRVERKVEPAVQDIAKSLDLLLEEVKDIPEKLSNGVKIVIEKHRARVVREKSGSRSRGVSAGSHGTHSSPADGPDPGSAADHAATAQPDQREGRNDPETTNTETRSLGAAENASASSKGEKGSSLKAIKIPVLQDPPEADRRSSPGDLIQQEGTDKTVTEEKQMYLEVGVEYKAPVSALHTENLHLSVREGCRGHNEGAAKNYLTGIQKLRESKDQMAAVSEPLLNARRDTELALHQFLLRTSKSQPICLSQASGSTPAGATGLEWFPDLYPNYDKLSSFPGKPFQEDMGITTKAPKSSFSEGQQGPLSERRLMDVRLGELPAWLAACDLSPQGLLGGARKAWSSYYDKYINVKRGGPAGISMLLAGYCLLSYGWNYQHIKCHRWRKYH, from the exons ATGGCCCCAACCGCCGCTTCCGGCGTCTCCGCCTCCTGCGCATGCGCAacgccctccccgcccggctACGCCCCCTTGCGTCATGAC GCAGCGGCGGGAGGCGCAGAGACGGCTGGGGCGGCGCGGAAGGGGAAGGCGGCCGCGGCCGAGCAGGGTGGAGGGTCCGGCCCCGGGCTTCGCCACCAGCCCGATGGATGCCGCGTAGAGCGCAAGGTGGAGCCGGCGGTACAGGACATAGCCAAGTCCCTTGATTTGCTCCTCGAGGAGGTTAAAGATATACCCGAAAAGCTGAGTAATGGAGTGAAAATAGTAATAGAGAAGCACCGCGCCAGGGTGGTCAGGGAGAAGAGTGGTTCCAGGAGCAGGGGCGTTTCAGCAGGAAGCCACGGCACGCACAGCTCGCCTGCGGATGGGCCAGATCCAGGCAGTGCTGCTGACCACGCTGCCACAGCCCAGCCTGACCAGCGGGAGGGAAGAAATGACCCAGAAACCACAAACACAGAGACGCGCAGCCTTGGAGCTGCGGAGAATGCGTCTGCGAGctcaaagggagaaaaaggcagtagtttaaaggcaataaaaataCCCGTGCTTCAAGATCCACCTGAAGCTGACCGCAGAAGTAGCCCTGGTGACCTCATTCAGCAGGAGGGAACAGACAAAACAGtgacagaagagaagcagatgTACCTAGAAGTTGGTGTGGAATACAAAGCCcctgtttctgctttgcatACTGAGAACCTCCATCTGTCAGTGAGAGAGGGTTGCAGAGGTCACAATGAAGGGGCAGCCAAAAATTACCTAACCGGCATACAAAAGCTTCGAGAGAGCAAGGACCAGATGGCTGCAGTTTCTGAGCCCCTCCTGAACGCAAGGAGGGACACCGAGCTGGCACTGCACCAGTTCTTGCTCCGCACCTCCAAAAGCCAGCCCATCTGTCTATCCCAGGCCTCCGGCAGCACACCGGCAGGTGCCACAGGCTTGGAATGGTTTCCAGATTTGTATCCTAATTATGACAAGCTGAGTAGTTTTCCAGGGAAGCCTTTCCAAGAAGACATGGGGATCACAACGAAGGCACCAAAGAGCAGTTTCTCAGAGGGACAGCAAG GTCCCCTCTCGGAAAGGCGTCTGATGGATGTaaggctgggggagctgcccGCGTGGCTGGCCGCCTGTGACTTATCTCCCCAGGGGCTGCTTGGAGGAGCGCGGAAAG CCTGGAGCAGCTATTATGACAAATACATCAACGTGAAGAGGGGGGGACCAGCTGGGATCTCCATGCTGCTGGCTGGATACTGCCTCCTCAGCTATGGCTGGAACTATCAGCACATCA AGTGTCATCGCTGGCGTAAATACCACTGA